Sequence from the Deltaproteobacteria bacterium CG11_big_fil_rev_8_21_14_0_20_49_13 genome:
TTAAAAATAATTCCGACCTCAGAGCGGTCTGGAGCGATGGAAAGGATGTTCGTCTTGGCGGAAGCGGCGGCCTGCTCTGGTGCGGCGGCAACACATCGTTTGAAGTGTGTCAAAATTTTTCGCCTGAGTCGACAATTTTAGGTATTTCGGGCGCTTCAAAAGATAATTTAGCAGTCGTGGGAACCTACTCAACATTTTACTTAAAGTCTGGAAGCGAATGGGCAAAAGAGAAACTTCCGTTCCCAAATAGTCTGACCGGAGTCTATAAAGAGGGGGAGTTTGTTTCGGCGTCCGGCATTAACGGAACTCTCTATGATCTTGGTGAAGAGAAGGCGTCTGCGAAGTTTATACAGAGAGAAAAACTTGCGCACAAGACATGGGCGCCAACCCGCTGGACCTCAGCAACCGGAAGCCTTGATGAATTCTGGCTGAGCGGGGACGACTTGAGTGTTGCACATTTCAAGGGGGTGAATGCTGAGCTGATATTTAGTGATGAGGCGTACCTGCCATTTTCTGATTACGTCAAAAAAGACTTTAGAGACATCTTTATAATAGACGGTTATTTCTATGTAGTAGGAAATGTTGACTATCTTTTGCAGGGGAACGCTAGCAACTCTGAATGGCAGAAAGTTTTCTACCCCACGTCTGTTACAAAACCAATAAGTCTTGTTGGGTTGTCGGCCGCAATGTTGAAATTCGGTCATCATTCGCAGAAGCTCCCAGACATGAGAACTGTTCGCGAGTGGAAAAACGGCGGTGTTTTGGTCGCCGGCAATTTGGGCCTATTTTCCTATGACAGGAAGAGCGGCGAAATTAATCTGTTAAAGAGCCTAAGCGCCCCTTCCGCTTCTTTGCGCTACAAAGATAATGATTATTTGGCCTCGGGCGACACTGTCTATTATGGTGATTTCCCATCATCTTATCAGTCGATAAATCTGCCAAAATCTCTCATACCGCAGGATATTACCGCTTCAAATGGCCACGTCTATATTGTCGGCAGTGAAGGCCCGCAAAATGAGAACAAAACTTTTCTTTTATCACCTAAATCTTCTGATGATGCCGTTCCTCAAATTTCATCCATTGGCCTGGGTGAATCAAAGAAGGCCCAGAACATGAGCTACATGGCAGATGTTTCAAGCAGTGGTGCAGACATTACGATGTCTGGCAGTAAGGCCTACCTTGGTTTGAAATCTGTATATTTTAAGATGAAGGGAAAAGGACCTCTCCCAGATATTCCGTTCATGGGCTATATAATAATGGGTGAAGATGGATATATGACTGTCTTTTATGACGAGCAGTATGAGCATGTAGAGATTAATCCTGAAGAAAAACTTGATGTCTATGATGGACTATATAATGTTAAGGATCATTATTGGAATATTTCAAATTTGCTCGAGGGAGAAGTACGCGCGAAGTGGTCTGCCGATGTGATAGGTGTTGGAGAGACAAACAAAATATCGAAGTTTTACGTATGGGGAGAATGTAAATTTACACCGTAGGGAGATACTATTCGAACGAGGTCGAGAACGATAATTTTAATGGAGCCCGTTATGACGAAAACAATTGCCTGTCATCGCGAGGAGCCCGAAGGGCGACGTGGCTATCCAGCGCCTAAAATCAGCCTCCTGATAATTTTTCTGGCTCTTCTCCAAAGTGGGCGGGTGATTTGATGGCATTTATGCTGAGAGGCTCATAACATTCTTGGGTAAGTAAAAAGTTGTCCGTCAGGTGGCGCGCCGGCCCCCGAATGGAGGGCTGGTGCGCGTGCGTGGATAACTACTTGTCGCGCTTGAAAACAACTTTCTTCTTCAGTTTATAAACAGATGGTTCACGTCTAATCGCTGATTCCCGTCATCTTGTCCCGCAAATCACCCACTCGATCGGGAGAAGAGCCATTTTTTAAAATATTCCTTCGCATCATTATATATGCCCCTCATGTTGCTCTCGCGCGGGCCGGCGATGTTGAGGTTGCTGATGTTGTTCTCGGTGAGCCATTTAACTATGTCATCCCCGCGCAAGCGGGGATCTAGAGTCTCTTCACGAGGTCCCCACTTTCGTGGGGACGACAGTTTATCCAGATCGATCACCAAACACGGCTTTTTATGAACTCGCGCCATTGCGATCGTGTATGCCGTACCACCGGTCGGTTTTCCTCGCGTAACGATAAGCGTGCCGTCTGAATCGCGCACATTCCATTCCGTGCGGACGGCATAATCACTACAGTCGGTCTCTTTTAACGGATATTTTGGATCGAGAGGCCCATCTTCTG
This genomic interval carries:
- a CDS encoding molybdenum cofactor carrier — encoded protein: MSGFRMTAKLKIISGGQTGVDRAALDAAIELGIPCGGWCPKGRKAEDGPLDPKYPLKETDCSDYAVRTEWNVRDSDGTLIVTRGKPTGGTAYTIAMARVHKKPCLVIDLDKLSSPRKWGPREETLDPRLRGDDIVKWLTENNISNLNIAGPRESNMRGIYNDAKEYFKKWLFSRSSG